The genomic region tatcctataaaaataattatcatctTCAGTTTTAGGTAGATAAGTTAAAATTCCATGTTCACCCTTATATtgcacagaaaataaatgatgtgATAATAAAAATTGTTGATTTAAAGTAAACTGACGCTCCAATAGTTTTTCGGGCATGCATTTATTTGGTATGCTATTATAAAAcgcttctttttctaattttattttttccatatattttatcatttcctcTCTTTTATTTGCATCATTATGATCTTCCTCAGTCTTATTATTTCCCGTAAATAATTTAGTATTCATATTGCTACTACTGTTATGaagtaatgtttttttttctatattcaatGTACTATTCAAGTTACTCGTATGTATACCGTTCGAATGGTAGTATTTCTGTTGTTCTTcagattgtttataaaatttttccaACATATTTGCTTCGATCTCTTTAAACTCGTCCCTGTCATCTATTACTTCTTTACCAGTTATAGGTTGTATATTCATAATCTGTCTTAAATTAGGACAGTTAATATCTAAGTACCCATGTtcatccttcattttttttttatactccTCATATTTTTTATCGTCCATTACATTTTGAGCGTGTCTATATAAAA from Piliocolobus tephrosceles isolate RC106 unplaced genomic scaffold, ASM277652v3 unscaffolded_18765, whole genome shotgun sequence harbors:
- the LOC111533999 gene encoding uncharacterized protein LOC111533999, giving the protein CYKNNQNKLKHIDAATDSDHSEDFDINKLSYGVFHPSFLNNPGEFENDTSRNSEKVNWSKEKEQNYYQKKYDPAYIFSDQYYKDINKNIDENGKLNYIDELLERDEETNIGQSILNKIIENAKNKDTEHNYIDRTFLYRHAQNVMDDKKYEEYKKKMKDEHGYLDINCPNLRQIMNIQPITGKEVIDDRDEFKEIEANMLEKFYKQSEEQQKYYHSNGIHTSNLNSTLNIEKKTLLHNSSSNMNTKLFTGNNKTEEDHNDANKREEMIKYMEKIKLEKEAFYNSIPNKCMPEKLLERQFTLNQQFLLSHHLFSVQYKGEHGILTYLPKTEDDNYFYRIIELCPRYQCKLNEILDEKKRDPKLNNTKKSAGQNSTQSPYIIIK